In the genome of Girardinichthys multiradiatus isolate DD_20200921_A chromosome 7, DD_fGirMul_XY1, whole genome shotgun sequence, one region contains:
- the LOC124871760 gene encoding growth hormone-regulated TBC protein 1-A-like isoform X1: protein MDREAEGDATQPPAHHKDSDRIDHYGFERGHDFESYKEMMNEYVAVLNRRSMRWSKLLQDKPNMDKNLTVKRYVRKGVPNEHRARIWMAASGAQEQMESKPGYYQSLLAMEHDAKLKETIHTDMHRTFPDNILFKSRVEEGLQKDLFNVLLAYGHHNQAVGYCQGMNFIAGYLIIITKDEEKSFWLMDALLGRILPDYYSPAMLGFKTDQEVLGELVKARAPAVGQLMAQYPGIWTLVVSRWFICLYIDILPIETVLRIWDCLFYEGSKVLFRVALTLILHHQTEILRARSLPDVCECFKQMTCGSFTLDCHTFMQKIFTEPGSLSMTTIDKLREKCRRQILEEESRQP, encoded by the exons ATGGACAGAGAAGCAGAAGGAGATGCGACTCAGCCTCCAGCACACCACAAAGACAGTGACAG GATCGACCACTACGGCTTTGAAAGGGGTCATGACTTTGAGTCCTATAAAGAGATGATGAATGAGTACGTGGCTGTCCTCAACAGAAGGTCAATGAGGTGGTCCAAGCTCCTCCAAGACAAACCAAACATGGATAAGAACCTGACTG tgaaaaGATATGTGCGTAAAGGTGTACCTAATGAGCACCGAGCCAGGATTTGGATGGCAGCGAGTGGTGCTCAGGAACAAATGGAGAGTAAGCCAGGTTATTACCAGTCTTTATTAGCGATGGAGCATGATGCCAAGCTGAAGGAGACCATTCACACAG ATATGCACCGGACCTTTCCTGACAACATCCTCTTCAAGAGCCGAGTGGAGGAGGGCCTGCAGAAGGATTTGTTCAATGTGCTGCTGGCATACGGACACCACAACCAGGCCGTTGGCTACTGTCAG GGGATGAACTTTATTGCAGGCTacctcatcatcatcactaaAGATGAGGAGAAATCCTTTTGGCTTATGGATGCGTTGCTGGGCAGAATACTTCCAG ACTACTACAGCCCAGCCATGCTGGGTTTTAAGACGGACCAGGAGGTTCTGGGGGAGCTGGTCAAGGCCAGAGCCCCTGCAGTGGGCCAGCTCATGGCCCAGTATCCAGGCATATGGACACTGGTGGTGTCACGCTGGTTCATCTGCCTCTACATCGACATCCTCCCAATAGAG ACAGTTCTGAGGATCTGGGACTGCCTTTTCTACGAGGGCTCCAAGGTTCTTTTCCGAGTTGCTCTGACTCTCATCCTCCACCACCAGACGGAGATCCTGAGAGCACGCTCACTGCCTGACGTGTGCGAGTGCTTTAAGCAGATGACATGTGGATCTTTCACTCTCGACTGCCATACCTTCATGCAG